One window of the Salvelinus alpinus chromosome 13, SLU_Salpinus.1, whole genome shotgun sequence genome contains the following:
- the LOC139537433 gene encoding autophagy-related protein 101-like, whose product MNCRSEALEVSVEGRQVDEAMLALLHTILLHRSTGKFHYKKEGTYSIGTVGTQDIDCDFIDFSFVRVSSDELDRAIRKAVGEFKDAMGNGTDGMGQISLEFYQKKKSRWPFSDECIPWEVWSIKVNVVNLANEQERQICREKVGEKLGEKVINIVEVINRHEYLPKMPTQSEVDNVFDTSLKDVQPYLYKITFQITDTLGTSVSTTMRRLIKDTLAL is encoded by the exons ATGAACTGCCGTTCGGAGGCTCTAGAAGTGTCGGTGGAGGGAAGACAGGTGGACGAGGCCATGTTGGCTCTGTTGCACACTATCTTATTGCATCGCAGCACTGGGAAATTTCACTACAAGAAAGAGGGCACCTACTCCATTGGTACTGTTGGCACACAGGACATTGACTGCGACTTTATTGATTTCAGTTTTGTTCGTGTTTCTTCCGATGAGCTTGACAGGGCCATCAGGAAAGCAGTAGGAGAATTCAAG GATGCCATGGGCAATGGGACGGATGGAATGGGACAAATCTCACTGGAGTTCTACCAGAAAAAAAAGTCCCGCTGGCCTTTCTCTGATGAGTGTATTCCCTGGGAGGTCTGGAGCATCAAGGTCAATGTCGTTAACCTGGCCAACGAGCAGGAGAGACAGATCTGCCGGGAGAAAGTGGGCGAGAAGCTGGGTGAGAAGGTGATCAACATCGTGGAGGTGATCAACCGGCACGAGTACCTACCCAAGATGCCCACCCAGTCAGAAGTGGACAATGTGTTCGACACCAGCCTCAAAGATGTCCAACCTTACCTGTACAAAATCACTTTTCAGATCACTGATACGCTGGGCACCTCAGTGAGCACCACCATGAGAAGGCTAATAAAAGACACCTTAGCACTGTGA
- the LOC139537432 gene encoding zinc finger and BTB domain-containing protein 21-like, which yields MTSNSRWMESRLPHTQHNSDIKSLVCCVETERIHRVRMESLVHYSNPSHGLSVLGMLNEQRLKGQLCDTVLVVGDQRYQAHRSVLAASSEYFQSLFTRRLSDTHKVIQLDFCEPEAFEVVLNYIYSSSLFVDRGSLAVIQEMGYSLGIPFLTNIMSTRPHVSYCVSRKRLSFSEEDDNDSQPRSVIMRQNRGGDSPGPSRYSSNYQGEPSGHRNPNEPARNTASNPRKSSEATSEASDSKPISSYASILKGKTSSRTGSSVRPQLTSSVSFSESPTVMLQTESDLSTKEEEVEQRLYRPKSNFQGSAGEPIQTIDRSGPLIKSLLRRSLSMDSPVPVFSPTLELNKLQGREQSVVKMVAKTEEGTQSEHKHSVKVVPPLLLRSRHPSRYDDEEETQGEVFHVKTEPSSPLSDPSEIIRITVGDSLPVNLKDIEINFDQGPTKPFYNLPGKRKVRRDNRRYPFKKSKGVNKHDLPREDENNMSESVPHNSNMDDNDGDWTDEPRQSKMFKCWNCLKVFRSKAGLHRHVNMYHNPDKPYACDICHKRFHTNFKVWTHCQTQHGVVQNPASSSSSFQLDEKFQRKLIDIVREREIKKALLMKLRRNKQGSQSQVFAKKGGLRSRSNLICPYCGKTFLFLSQFKQHLKTHPAERANQETERESSLCQKDQDQPGQRENTETEVYSCRLCNEKLSSHFEQGDHERGCRHATVCPYCGLRFSSPAVKKEHEAHCKYKKLTCLECMRTFKSSFSIWRHQVEVHNHNIMTVKEQLSHQEEINGEVSDHLGRPLHTQESVGAGSSREDIIYSDSSGPPMFDSEDSLSFVPEDLSVSQHKNDHHGELTVKEEPIEEAVSEREDMTSGASIEPEEPGVWPCEKCGKLFGGHKDLERHQELLCHIKPFICHICNKAFRTNFRLWSHFQSHMSTSDEPGVREVDDRHPSSPSPSPPPAVTQATGRPAPQVSPPKPMEAEPVVAKSVVAKDEEKPVSSSSMPRTKRPEMDRSYSSPLPKTDSVDNPLTPQESETFFYHAPTLSALTFKRQYMCKLCHRTFKTAFSLWSHEQSHSHI from the coding sequence TCAGAATGGAGAGTCTGGTGCACTATAGTAATCCCTCCCATGGCCTCTCGGTCCTGGGGATGCTCAATGAGCAGCGCCTGAAGGGGCAGCTCTGTGACACAGTCTTGGTTGTCGGGGATCAGAGGTACCAAGCCCACAGGAGTGTGCTTGCTGCCAGCAGTGAGTATTTCCAATCCCTGTTCACACGGAGGCTGTCTGACACCCACAAAGTGATACAGTTGGACTTCTGTGAGCCTGAGGCCTTTGAGGTAGTGCTGAATTACATATACTCATCCTCCCTCTTCGTGGACAGAGGCAGCCTGGCAGTCATCCAGGAGATGGGATACAGTCTAGGAATCCCCTTTCTAACCAACATCATGTCAACAAGGCCGCATGTGTCCTACTGCGTCTCCAGAAAAAGGTTGTCCTTCTCAGAGGAAGATGACAACGACAGCCAGCCGAGGAGTGTCATTATGCGCCAGAACCGAGGTGGTGATTCTCCTGGCCCCAGTCGCTACAGTTCAAATTATCAAGGAGAGCCCTCAGGACACAGGAATCCAAACGAACCAGCCAGGAACACTGCATCCAATCCCAGAAAATCATCTGAAGCAACTAGTGAGGCTTCTGATAGCAAGCCCATCAGTTCATATGCCTCCATCTTAAAGGGGAAGACATCATCACGTACAGGGTCATCAGTAAGGCCCCAGCTCACCTCCTCAGTCTCCTTCAGTGAATCtccaacagtcatgttacagacTGAGTCTGATCTCAGCACTAAAGAAGAGGAGGTGGAGCAGAGGCTCTACAGACCCAAATCAAATTTTCAGGGCTCGGCAGGGGAGCCTATCCAGACCATTGACAGGAGTGGCCCACTCATAAAAAGCCTGCTGCGCAGGTCATTATCCATGGACAGTCCCGTCCCGGTCTTCTCCCCAACGCTGGAGCTCAATAAGCTGCAAGGCCGAGAACAGTCTGTTGTTAAGATGGTGGCAAAGACAGAGGAAGGGACTCAGAGTGAGCACAAACACAGTGTGAAAGTGGTTCCGCCACTTCTTCTCAGGTCAAGGCACCCCAGTAGGTATGATGATGAAGAAGAAACTCAGGGAGAGGTGTTCCATGTGAAGACAGAACCTAGCAGCCCACTGTCTGACCCCTCAGAGATCATTAGAATCACAGTAGGAGATTCTCTACCAGTAAACCTAAAAGACATTGAAATTAATTTTGACCAAGGACCTACTAAGCCATTTTATAATCTCCCTGGAAAGAGAAAGGTGAGAAGAGACAACAGAAGGTACCCATTCAAAAAGTCCAAAGGTGTGAACAAACATGATTTACCACGTGAAGATGAAAATAACATGTCAGAATCTGTACCTCACAACTCCAACATGGACGACAATGATGGAGACTGGACTGATGAGCCCAGGCAGAGCAAGATGTTTAAATGCTGGAACTGTTTAAAAGTGTTCAGATCCAAAGCTGGACTGCACCGCCATGTTAACATGTATCACAACCCAGATAAGCCATATGCTTGTGACATCTGCCACAAACGCTTCCACACCAACTTCAAAGTCTGGACCCACTGCCAAACCCAGCACGGAGTGGTACAAAACCCTGCTTCATCCTCCAGCTCGTTCCAGCTGGATGAAAAGTTTCAGAGGAAGCTGATTGATAttgtgcgagagagagaaataaagaaagcCTTGCTCATGAAGCTGAGAAGGAATAAGCAGGGTTCGCAGTCTCAGGTGTTTGCCAAAAAAGGTGGCCTGAGGTCCAGGTCAAATTTGATATGCCCTTACTGTGGGAAAACGTTTTTGTTTCTGTCTCAGTTCAAGCAGCATTTGAAGACACACCCTGCAGAGAGAGCCAAccaagagactgagagagagagcagtctctGCCAAAAGGACCAGGACCAGCCCggtcagagagagaacacagaaacAGAGGTTTACTCCTGCAGACTCTGCAATGAGAAGCTGTCCTCTCACTTTGAGCAGGGAGACCACGAGAGGGGTTGTCGACACGCAACCGTGTGCCCGTACTGTGGCCTCCGATTCTCCAGCCCAGCGGTTAAAAAAGAGCACGAAGCACACTGCAAGTACAAGAAACTGACCTGCCTGGAGTGCATGCGGACCTTCAAGTCCTCCTTTAGCATATGGAGACACCAGGTGGAGGTTCATAACCACAACATTATGACTGTTAAGGAACAGCTGAGCCATCAGGAGGAGATCAATGGAGAAGTATCTGACCACCTCGGAAGGCCGCTCCATACCCAGGAGTCTGTGGGAGCGGGGAGCTCCAGAGAGGACATCATCTACAGTGACTCTTCAGGTCCGCCTATGTTCGACTCAGAGGATTCTTTATCATTCGTGCCCGAGGACTTGAGTGTTAGCCAGCATAAGAACGACCATCATGGCGAGCTGACAGTGAAGGAGGAGCCCATTGAGGAGGCTGTGAGCGAGAGGGAGGACATGACGTCTGGGGCCTCCATTGAGCCCGAGGAGCCAGGTGTTTGGCCATGTGAAAAATGTGGCAAGCTCTTCGGTGGCCACAAAGACCTGGAGCGCCACCAGGAGCTGCTGTGCCACATCAAACCCTTCATCTGTCACATCTGCAATAAGGCCTTCAGGACCAACTTTCGTCTTTGGAGCCACTTCCAGTCCCACATGTCCACCTCCGATGAACCTGGAGTGAGAGAGGTCGATGATAGGCACCCTtcgtctccctccccctcaccaCCACCGGCGGTCACACAAGCAACTGGACGTCCTGCCCCACAAGTTTCTCCACCTAAACCAATGGAGGCAGAGCCAGTGGTAGCTAAATCTGTGGTAGCTAAGGATGAGGAGAAGCCTGTAAGCTCGTCGTCAATGCCCAGGACCAAGAGGCCGGAGATGGACAGATCATACAGTAGCCCCCTACCCAAGACGGATAGTGTGGATAATCCTCTCACCCCTCAGGAATCAGAAACCTTTTTTTACCATGCTCCCACTCTCTCTGCCCTCACGTTTAAGAGGCAGTACATGTGTAAGCTCTGCCACAGGACATTCAAGACTGCCTTTAGTCTTTGGAGCCATGAGCAGAGCCATAGCCACATTTGA